Below is a genomic region from Paenibacillus rhizovicinus.
GCGCTGCAGCTCCCGGAGCCACGCCCCGTCCCGCTGCGACGGCTTTGCGATCTGCAGGGCATACCCTAACACATCCTTGATATCGCCAATGCAAGCGATGTCCGTCCGCACGTTCTTGCCGATCTCCGCCGGATCGATATCGATATGCGCGATTCGTTTCGCCTTCGGGGCGAAGCCGTCCAGCTTCATCGTTACCCGGTCGTCGAACCGCGAGCCGATCGAGATCAGCAGGTCGGCGTTCTGAATCGCCTTGTTCGCGGCATACGCGCCATGATGGCCCGGCATGCCCAGCCACAGCTCGTGGCTGCTGGCGAATCCGCCCAATCCGAGCAACGTGGTCGCCACGGGAATCCGCGTCCGCTCCGCGAAAGCCATCATCTCCGGCGCGGCATTGGCGTAGACGATGCCGCCTCCGGCGATGATGACCGGCCGCTCGGACTCGGCGATGGCAGCGAGCAATTCGTCGATCTCGGCCGGCTCGATCTCCGGCGCCGCCCGGTAACCGCGCAGCCGAAGCTCGGCTTCCTCAGGCTGGAACAACATGCGGTGATTCGAGACGTCCTTCGGAATATCGATCAGCACCGGACCTTTCCGGCCGCTGCCCGCAAGGTGGAAGGCCTCGCGAACGATCCGCGGCAGATCGCGCACGTCGCGGACCAAGTAGCCGTGCTTGGTGATCGGCATCGTCATGCTCACGATGTCCGCCTCTTGAAACGCATCGGTACCCATGACGTTCGTCGGCACGTTGGCGGTAATGACGACCAGCGGCACGGAATCCATATAAGCGGTGGCGATACCGGTCACCAGGTTGGTCGCTCCGGGCCCGGAAGTCGCGATGCATACGCCGGTCTTCCCCGTCGATCTGGCATATCCGTCCGCCGCATGGACAGCCCCTTGCTCATGCCGGGTCAGCAGATGCTTGAACGCCGGATTGCCGGTCATCGCATCATAGATATAGAGCGCGTTCCCGCCCGGGTAGCCGAATACGCAGTCCACGTCCTCTGCCAGCAGGCAGCGCAGCAGCGCCTCGGAACCGGTTATCCAATTCTCCCCTTCCGGTTCTTGCTGCCCGATTTGCGAAGCCGTCGTAGTCGAAGCGCCACTATTTGCATGTACATGTTCCATTTCTAACTCCTCCTCGAAAAAATAAATAACCCCTTTCCTCCAAAGGCACAGACAGCAGCTGCCTAGCCTAGGGACGAAAGGGGTCAATCTCTTCGCGGTACCACCCTGATTCGCCGAAATCTCGCGATTCCGGCCTCATGAGGCAGAGCTCGCGCCCTGCCTGCCGCACGATAACGTGTGCCACTCCGTTTAAGCCTACTGGCCGGAACCGCCGACTGGGCCAAAATGCCCCAGCCGCCGGGTTCGGTTTTCGATCATCCGCTCCGAGACGACATCATGCAGCGGCTTAAGGCGGAGGTTTCAGCTTTCCCCCCGCTCTCTGGGCATAAGGACCGTTTGCATTTCATTCTCTTCCTCGCGTTTATCCGTTATATTCGATGGAATCGTTCATGGGACGATGATTAGCCCAAAAACCCCTTCCGTTCCAAGGCGCAGACAGCAGCTGTCTGACCTAGGGACGAAAGGGGTTGAAATTTTCGCGGTACCACCCTGATTTGCCGAAATCTCGCGATGCCGGCCTCATGAGGCAAGGTTCGACCCTGCCTGCCGCACGATAACGTGTGCCACTCCGTTTGAACCTACGGGCCGGAATCGCTGGACGCGCATCCGACATTCGATTAACCGCTCCGAGACGACATCATGCATGGCTTACGGCGAAGGTTTCAGCTTTCCCCCCGCTCTCTGAACATAAGGACCGTTTGCATTTTATTCTCTTCATCGCGTTTGAATTTGGTTCATCTTAGCATACCCTTCCGCGCTTTTCAATCCGTATTTTGCAAACGTTCCGTCAGACGGGCGGACCGCTCTCTTACCTGAAGCCAATCGGAAGCGCGGCGG
It encodes:
- the ilvB gene encoding biosynthetic-type acetolactate synthase large subunit — protein: MEHVHANSGASTTTASQIGQQEPEGENWITGSEALLRCLLAEDVDCVFGYPGGNALYIYDAMTGNPAFKHLLTRHEQGAVHAADGYARSTGKTGVCIATSGPGATNLVTGIATAYMDSVPLVVITANVPTNVMGTDAFQEADIVSMTMPITKHGYLVRDVRDLPRIVREAFHLAGSGRKGPVLIDIPKDVSNHRMLFQPEEAELRLRGYRAAPEIEPAEIDELLAAIAESERPVIIAGGGIVYANAAPEMMAFAERTRIPVATTLLGLGGFASSHELWLGMPGHHGAYAANKAIQNADLLISIGSRFDDRVTMKLDGFAPKAKRIAHIDIDPAEIGKNVRTDIACIGDIKDVLGYALQIAKPSQRDGAWLRELQRYKADYPLRYQDSETELKPQFVIEMIHETTKGEAIVTTDVGQHQMWAAQFYKFNHPRSLITSGGMGTMGFGFPSAIGAQLGNPDRLVVSINGDGGMQMCAQEMAVCAVHNIPVKIVVINNQVLGMVKQQQELMYERRYSQIDLAGSPNFVKLAEAYGIKGLSASTKAEARRAWQEALDTNAPVLVEFKVPMNENVYPMVLGGTTLDQMIMGDFED